The following proteins come from a genomic window of Mucinivorans hirudinis:
- a CDS encoding Translation elongation factor G-related protein gives MKNYKTSEIRNIVLLGHSGSGKTTLAEAMAFEGKVIDRRGSVEAENTLSDYSDVEHLYKRSIFSTMLYTEFMNNKLNIIDAPGSDDFCGSLFSAFKVADTGILVVNATAGVEVGTEIHARYASKLGKPLIAAVNQLDNEKANWESTVDSIKASSELRPVLVQYPVNAGVGFDSFIDVLTMKMYKFKADTGERTEMEIPAEEMDKATELHNELVEAAAENEEVLMEKFFEEGTLPIQDVRRGLKLGIARRGIMPIFCLSARKDIGVKRLMEFVINSAPAPADAPSFVTVEGKEVKTDSAAPTTIFIYKTSLEQHIGEVCYFRVVSGRVTEGQELVNQTTGNKEKISQLFCVAGRNRQKVTELEAGDVGCTVKLKGTKVSHTLAQVGYDCKLAPIEFPAARYRCAIRAKNTADDEKLGELLNRAAMDDPSILVEYSKELKQIIMQGQGEHHLNILKWQLTNHNKIDVEFFQPRISYRETITKTATASYTHKKQSGGAGQFGKVSMVIEPYYEGMPAPGKYKIDGKDTVLNVKQTEEHEMEWGGKLVFCSAIVGGAIDARFMPAIMKGIMEKMEEGPLTGSRARDIRVVVYDGKMHPVDSNELSFKLAGRNAFKDAFKDAGPKIMEPIFKVEVMVPGEQMGDVMKDLQNRRAMIEGMSSSKGFEHLHARVPLAELYRYSTTLSSLTSGRATYTMEFASFEQTPADVQEKLLKAYAAEDKDE, from the coding sequence ATGAAAAACTACAAAACCTCCGAAATCAGGAATATTGTGCTGCTCGGTCACTCGGGCAGCGGTAAGACGACCCTTGCCGAAGCGATGGCTTTTGAGGGTAAAGTTATTGACCGCCGCGGTAGTGTCGAGGCTGAAAATACACTCTCGGACTACTCGGATGTCGAACACCTCTATAAGCGCTCAATCTTCTCAACGATGCTCTACACCGAGTTTATGAATAATAAGCTAAATATCATTGACGCTCCCGGTTCGGACGACTTTTGCGGTTCGCTCTTTAGCGCCTTCAAGGTTGCCGACACCGGAATTTTGGTAGTCAATGCCACAGCGGGTGTTGAGGTGGGCACTGAAATCCACGCACGCTATGCAAGTAAGCTGGGAAAGCCTCTTATCGCTGCCGTAAATCAACTGGACAATGAAAAGGCAAATTGGGAATCAACAGTAGATTCTATCAAGGCAAGTTCGGAGCTCAGACCTGTACTGGTACAATATCCCGTAAATGCGGGGGTGGGTTTCGATAGCTTCATTGATGTACTCACAATGAAGATGTATAAATTCAAGGCGGACACGGGCGAGCGCACCGAAATGGAGATACCGGCAGAGGAGATGGACAAGGCTACCGAACTGCACAATGAACTGGTGGAGGCTGCTGCCGAAAATGAAGAGGTGTTGATGGAGAAGTTTTTCGAGGAGGGTACTCTACCCATACAGGATGTGCGCCGCGGTTTGAAGCTCGGCATTGCACGACGCGGCATTATGCCCATTTTCTGTCTGTCCGCTCGCAAGGATATTGGGGTTAAACGGTTGATGGAGTTTGTTATCAACTCGGCTCCCGCACCCGCCGATGCTCCGTCATTCGTCACCGTTGAAGGCAAGGAGGTTAAAACCGATAGCGCTGCTCCTACGACTATATTTATCTACAAAACCTCACTCGAACAACATATTGGCGAGGTTTGTTATTTCCGTGTGGTCAGTGGTAGGGTCACAGAAGGTCAGGAGCTTGTGAATCAGACAACGGGTAATAAAGAGAAAATATCTCAACTCTTCTGTGTGGCAGGGCGCAATCGCCAGAAGGTGACCGAATTGGAGGCTGGTGATGTGGGTTGCACCGTGAAGCTCAAGGGCACGAAGGTCAGTCACACTTTGGCTCAGGTGGGTTATGACTGTAAACTTGCCCCCATTGAGTTCCCCGCAGCGCGTTATCGTTGTGCAATCAGGGCTAAGAACACGGCAGACGATGAGAAGTTGGGTGAATTGCTCAATCGTGCCGCAATGGACGACCCCTCAATTTTGGTGGAGTACTCCAAGGAGTTGAAACAGATAATTATGCAGGGTCAGGGCGAACACCACCTCAATATCCTAAAGTGGCAACTCACCAACCACAACAAGATTGACGTGGAATTCTTCCAGCCCCGTATCTCTTACCGCGAGACCATCACCAAGACGGCAACAGCCTCATATACACACAAGAAACAATCGGGCGGTGCGGGTCAATTCGGCAAGGTTTCGATGGTCATTGAGCCCTATTATGAGGGTATGCCGGCTCCGGGCAAGTACAAAATTGACGGCAAGGATACTGTTCTCAACGTCAAACAGACCGAGGAGCACGAGATGGAGTGGGGAGGTAAGTTGGTATTCTGCTCGGCGATTGTGGGTGGTGCGATTGATGCACGTTTTATGCCTGCAATTATGAAGGGTATTATGGAGAAGATGGAGGAGGGTCCTCTGACCGGTTCGCGCGCTCGCGATATTCGCGTTGTGGTGTACGATGGCAAGATGCACCCGGTGGACTCCAACGAACTTTCGTTTAAGTTGGCAGGGCGTAATGCCTTCAAGGATGCCTTCAAGGATGCCGGACCGAAGATTATGGAGCCCATTTTCAAGGTCGAAGTTATGGTTCCGGGCGAGCAGATGGGCGATGTGATGAAGGATTTACAAAACCGCCGTGCTATGATTGAGGGTATGTCCTCGTCCAAGGGGTTTGAACACCTCCACGCGCGTGTGCCCCTTGCCGAGCTCTATCGCTACTCCACCACGCTAAGTTCGCTCACCAGTGGTCGCGCTACCTACACTATGGAGTTCGCCAGTTTCGAGCAGACCCCGGCAGATGTTCAGGAGAAGCTTCTCAAGGCTTATGCCGCAGAGGATAAGGACGAGTAG
- a CDS encoding Glycerol-3-phosphate dehydrogenase [NAD(P)+], translating to MGYGDNFIAVLISNATREMDNFMNATYTAPRNVQDSVYLGDLLVTCYSQFSRNRTFGLMIGKGYSVRAAQMEMNMVAEGYYATACIQKVKERCDISIEMPIADAMYAILYLNKDARTEIKRILRKLR from the coding sequence ATGGGTTATGGGGATAATTTTATTGCGGTGCTTATCTCTAATGCCACCCGAGAGATGGATAATTTTATGAATGCGACGTATACTGCGCCGCGCAACGTTCAAGATTCAGTATACTTAGGTGATTTATTGGTAACCTGTTATTCTCAATTTTCGCGTAATCGCACCTTTGGTCTGATGATTGGCAAGGGTTATTCTGTTCGTGCTGCGCAGATGGAGATGAATATGGTTGCCGAGGGGTACTATGCAACAGCTTGTATTCAGAAAGTTAAGGAGCGTTGCGATATTTCCATCGAGATGCCCATTGCCGATGCAATGTACGCAATTTTGTACCTGAACAAGGATGCCCGCACCGAGATAAAGCGCATTCTGCGCAAGTTGAGGTAG
- a CDS encoding Glucose-6-phosphate isomerase: MNVKIEKIYGAVAAEKVAALGGEMKVANELLHSGKGAGNDFLGWVNLPTQTTENEIAEINAVAKELAKKVEVVVIIGIGGSYLGAKAVLDAINSSFDQLQKVRKNPVVIFAGQNISEDYIVELLDTLKHYSIGAVVISKSGTTTEPAIAFRIIKEEIEHRYGKDEAAKRIIAVTDKARGALRTLATQEGYKTFVIEDNVGGRFSVLTPVGLLPLAVAGVDIESFVKGAQDMERACLPEVGYDKNPAEIYAAARTALYRDGKKIEILASYEPKLQNIGEWWKQLYGESEGKEGKGIFPASVTLTADLHSMGQYIQDGERTLFETVISVKEPKSRYEIKADAANLDGLNFLAGRRISEVNRMAQLGTMLAHVDGGVPNIEIEIDKIDAYNIGGLLYFFEKACGISGYALGVNPFDQPGVEAYKKNMFALLGKPGFEKEGEELRKRL, translated from the coding sequence ATGAACGTAAAAATTGAAAAAATTTATGGTGCGGTGGCGGCTGAGAAGGTTGCCGCACTGGGGGGGGAGATGAAGGTTGCCAATGAGTTGTTACACTCTGGTAAGGGTGCCGGTAACGATTTTTTGGGTTGGGTGAATCTGCCCACTCAAACTACCGAGAACGAAATTGCAGAGATTAACGCCGTTGCCAAAGAGCTTGCCAAAAAGGTTGAGGTTGTGGTGATTATCGGCATTGGTGGTTCGTACCTCGGCGCGAAAGCTGTGTTGGATGCGATCAACTCCTCGTTTGACCAGCTGCAAAAGGTCAGGAAGAACCCCGTTGTAATTTTTGCCGGTCAAAACATATCGGAGGATTACATTGTCGAACTTCTAGACACACTCAAACATTACTCAATAGGCGCAGTAGTTATTTCTAAATCAGGCACTACCACTGAGCCTGCAATTGCGTTCCGCATAATCAAAGAAGAGATTGAGCACCGCTATGGAAAAGATGAGGCGGCAAAGCGTATCATTGCCGTAACCGACAAGGCACGTGGCGCTTTGCGTACTTTGGCGACACAGGAGGGTTACAAAACTTTCGTGATTGAGGATAACGTTGGCGGGCGTTTCTCGGTGCTCACTCCGGTCGGATTGCTTCCATTGGCAGTTGCGGGCGTTGATATTGAGTCATTTGTAAAGGGTGCACAAGATATGGAACGGGCTTGTCTGCCCGAGGTTGGCTATGACAAAAACCCTGCTGAGATATATGCAGCAGCTCGCACTGCCCTCTACCGTGACGGCAAGAAGATAGAGATTCTGGCTTCTTATGAGCCTAAGTTGCAAAATATTGGTGAGTGGTGGAAGCAACTTTACGGAGAGTCTGAGGGCAAAGAGGGCAAGGGTATATTTCCCGCAAGTGTGACCCTCACTGCCGATTTGCACTCGATGGGTCAATATATCCAAGATGGCGAACGTACGCTTTTTGAGACTGTCATTTCGGTCAAAGAGCCTAAATCTAGATATGAAATCAAGGCGGATGCGGCGAACTTGGACGGATTGAACTTTTTGGCAGGCAGGCGTATTTCGGAAGTAAACCGTATGGCGCAGCTTGGTACTATGCTGGCTCACGTGGACGGCGGCGTGCCAAATATCGAAATTGAAATCGACAAGATTGATGCGTATAATATCGGCGGTTTGTTGTATTTCTTCGAGAAGGCTTGCGGCATCAGCGGCTACGCTCTTGGTGTGAATCCGTTCGACCAACCGGGTGTTGAGGCTTACAAGAAGAATATGTTTGCACTGCTGGGTAAGCCCGGCTTCGAGAAAGAGGGAGAGGAGCTGCGCAAGAGGCTCTAG
- a CDS encoding GPR1/FUN34/yaaH family protein: METTQHVKIETADPTPLGLMGLAMVTLVACSQKLGISEGTSLIVPWAIFLGALAQLMASALDFKHNNLFGAIAFGAYGFFWLGVASTWLIKAGVLGETLQQTADGTQLAFAFLGYFVFSLIVTLAAFRLNTMLSVLMLLIDLLLLSLTMDAFAMGHIWHTIAAYSELFISIGSFYGVAAAMLNKSYGRVMVPVGKAWTK; this comes from the coding sequence ATGGAGACAACTCAACACGTAAAAATCGAAACGGCAGACCCCACACCCCTCGGATTAATGGGGCTGGCAATGGTAACTCTGGTTGCCTGCTCACAAAAACTAGGAATCAGCGAGGGCACTTCGCTCATTGTGCCTTGGGCAATATTTTTAGGGGCTCTGGCGCAATTGATGGCTTCGGCGCTAGATTTCAAACACAACAACCTCTTCGGAGCAATCGCCTTTGGGGCTTATGGTTTCTTTTGGCTGGGGGTGGCATCTACTTGGCTAATCAAAGCCGGCGTTTTGGGCGAGACATTGCAACAGACAGCAGACGGAACGCAACTCGCCTTCGCATTCTTGGGCTACTTCGTCTTTTCGCTTATTGTAACTCTCGCTGCCTTCCGACTCAACACAATGCTTTCGGTGTTGATGCTGTTGATTGACCTTCTCTTACTTTCCCTCACTATGGATGCCTTTGCAATGGGGCACATTTGGCACACGATTGCAGCCTATTCCGAGCTGTTTATCTCCATTGGCAGCTTCTACGGCGTTGCGGCGGCAATGCTCAACAAGAGCTACGGACGCGTAATGGTACCCGTGGGCAAGGCGTGGACAAAGTAG
- a CDS encoding Single-stranded DNA-binding protein has product MVNKVVLIGNVGADPEIRTLESGVKMARIRIATTERYFSSTTGEKKEHTEWHTITLWRSQADFAERYIQKGTQVYVEGKIRSRELTDMTTGYRRTAIEIHADDIKTLSRRAPQGNETYNNQNFNASEQSIPNPENLPF; this is encoded by the coding sequence ATGGTAAACAAAGTAGTATTAATCGGCAATGTCGGGGCAGATCCCGAAATTCGAACATTAGAAAGCGGTGTCAAAATGGCTCGTATCAGAATTGCAACAACTGAACGTTACTTCAGCTCAACAACAGGCGAGAAAAAGGAGCACACCGAATGGCACACAATCACACTCTGGCGCTCGCAGGCAGACTTTGCAGAGCGTTACATCCAAAAGGGAACGCAGGTCTATGTCGAGGGTAAAATCCGTTCGCGCGAACTCACTGATATGACCACGGGCTATCGCCGTACGGCTATCGAAATACACGCCGATGACATCAAAACACTGTCGCGCCGTGCACCGCAGGGCAACGAAACCTATAACAACCAAAACTTCAACGCATCGGAACAAAGTATACCAAATCCGGAAAATTTACCTTTTTGA
- a CDS encoding Protease IV, whose translation MNNFVKSFLACLLAIFVSSVLNILFWIILIFVVIGGTISNYEKISLKPRTILEIDLSASLPDKTSSNPLDEINFSTFKIKKSITLWDAVSLIKNAKDDPNIEGIYLSAGTGMQTPVSSLYELREALDDFRQSGKYVIAYADTYTQGSYFVASVADKVYLNPQGSFNWNGMSSTAIFVKGTLDKLGIEPEIIRYGKFKGAIEPLILTKLSDENRLQTESMLASMWGYVVEKVSQSREIPTEKLQEYASTLAIAFPADALRLGLVDELKYSDELSQELARMCDEDEPRLITLNQYKSVAPLAGSGDILSGDKVALLYAQGEIYDEGDKNKMIIGNELADELRELRKDENVKAVVVRVNSPGGSVLASDIIWREMLLMQQTKPLIISMGEYAASGGYYISCPADVIFAAPTTLTGSIGVFGVLLNVEKGAREKLGITTDIVRTNPMADAGNIFRPLTAFERAKMQTGVDSTYNRFVELVASGRDMSFAQVDDIAQGRVWSGLQGVENGLVDKVGTLKDAIAEAASRAALTSYRIETFPKTEDSFGSLFSTMLSSGAKLAGGLIGIKEQIETETEQFVRQNQGVKAKMETKLVVGF comes from the coding sequence ATGAATAATTTTGTTAAATCATTCCTCGCCTGTTTACTCGCTATTTTTGTGAGTTCCGTGCTTAATATCCTCTTTTGGATAATCCTTATTTTTGTAGTTATTGGCGGTACTATCTCTAATTACGAAAAAATTTCGCTAAAACCGCGTACAATCCTAGAAATAGACCTATCTGCTTCATTACCAGATAAAACATCCTCTAACCCTCTCGACGAGATAAATTTTTCAACTTTCAAGATTAAAAAAAGTATTACCCTTTGGGATGCGGTATCTTTGATAAAAAATGCCAAGGACGACCCCAATATTGAGGGAATCTACCTCTCGGCAGGCACAGGGATGCAGACCCCCGTTTCGAGCCTCTACGAGCTGCGCGAGGCGCTGGATGATTTCCGCCAAAGCGGCAAATATGTCATTGCCTATGCCGATACATACACTCAGGGCAGCTATTTTGTGGCATCGGTTGCCGACAAGGTCTACCTCAATCCCCAGGGGTCATTCAATTGGAACGGAATGAGCTCCACGGCAATATTTGTAAAGGGTACGTTGGACAAATTGGGTATCGAGCCCGAAATTATCCGCTACGGTAAATTCAAGGGTGCAATCGAGCCGCTAATTCTTACCAAGTTGAGCGACGAAAACCGCCTGCAAACAGAGTCGATGCTCGCCTCAATGTGGGGCTATGTGGTTGAGAAAGTGAGCCAAAGCCGCGAAATACCAACCGAAAAATTGCAGGAGTATGCCTCCACACTTGCCATCGCCTTCCCCGCTGATGCTCTGCGCCTTGGTCTGGTGGATGAACTGAAATATAGCGATGAACTCTCGCAGGAACTTGCACGTATGTGCGATGAAGACGAGCCACGACTGATAACTCTGAACCAATACAAATCGGTAGCACCGCTCGCCGGTAGCGGAGATATTCTATCCGGCGACAAGGTGGCTCTGCTCTATGCCCAGGGCGAAATATATGATGAGGGCGACAAAAACAAAATGATTATCGGCAATGAGCTGGCTGACGAGCTGCGCGAACTGCGCAAGGACGAGAATGTGAAGGCGGTGGTTGTCAGAGTGAATAGCCCGGGTGGGAGTGTGCTGGCTTCGGACATTATCTGGCGCGAAATGTTGTTGATGCAACAAACAAAACCCCTGATTATCTCGATGGGCGAATATGCCGCCTCGGGCGGATACTATATTAGTTGTCCGGCAGATGTGATTTTTGCAGCACCAACCACTCTGACCGGCTCAATCGGAGTCTTCGGTGTGCTGCTCAATGTAGAGAAGGGGGCACGTGAAAAGCTGGGTATCACCACAGACATTGTCCGCACCAACCCAATGGCGGATGCGGGTAACATTTTCCGCCCGCTGACCGCATTCGAGAGAGCAAAAATGCAAACAGGGGTAGACTCTACCTATAACCGCTTTGTGGAATTAGTGGCTTCGGGGCGCGATATGAGCTTTGCACAGGTGGATGACATTGCTCAAGGGCGCGTATGGTCGGGATTACAGGGTGTCGAAAACGGCTTGGTGGACAAGGTGGGGACACTCAAAGATGCCATCGCCGAGGCTGCCTCACGTGCTGCACTCACGAGCTACCGAATCGAAACTTTTCCCAAAACGGAGGACTCCTTCGGCTCACTATTCTCGACTATGCTTAGCAGTGGCGCAAAACTAGCCGGCGGACTCATAGGAATAAAAGAACAAATCGAAACGGAAACAGAACAATTCGTTCGCCAAAACCAAGGGGTGAAGGCGAAAATGGAAACTAAATTAGTGGTTGGTTTTTAG